A segment of the Desulfofundulus kuznetsovii DSM 6115 genome:
TCATCATTGTCTGCTTTATCATCTTTATGTTGCTGTTTACCGTCTGGCTGGGCAACAGGGTGGGCATGGACCCGGCCGGTGCAGCCACCCTGGCGGCAGGCACGGCGGTATGCGGTGTTTCGGCCATTCTGGCTACCGCCCCGGCGGTTCGGGCCAAAAACACCGATGTGGTGTTCTCCATTGCCACCATCCTGTTCTTTGGCCTGATCAGCCTTTTTGTCTTCCCCGTCGTGGGTACGCTGCTGGGGTTAAGCCCCCACCAGTTTGGCGTATGGGCCGGCACGGGCATCATGAATTCCGGCCAGGTTCTGGCCGTATGTCTCACCTTTGACCCCGGTACCGTTACCCATCCTTCGGTAAGCCTGAAAACCGGGGAGATTTACAACCTGACGCGGGTAATTTTCCTGCCCTTCGTGGTGCTTTTCCTGGCCCTGTTTGCCAGCCGCTACTTTACGGGTGAGGACGAAGTCAACATTAATACCGGCCTGTGGAGCAGATTTCCCGTTTTTGTTCTGGGTTTCTTGACCATGGTTTTGCTCACTTCCTTTGGCTTTTTGGGGCCTACGTCGCCGCCTTCCAGGGAACTCACCATCATCCGGCACCTGTACAGCTGGTTTTTTGCCATCGGCCTTGCCGGCCAGGGGATGCGCATATCTCTGGCCGAATTGCGCCGGGCCGGGAGCAAGCCGCTTCTGGTGGGCACCGTGGCCGCCTTTTTAAAGGCCTTGCTGGCCCTGATTGTGGTGATCCTGTTTGTACCGCGGGATCCCTGAAAATGAAAAGGGGTGGAGAAATGTTGCTCTATCCGGACAAAAACGAACGTTTCCCGGGGGATGAGGAAGAATTTTTTTCCGTGTATGTAACGGAAAGGCTGGAGGATTACCTGGCCCTTTCCCTGGCGGCCATAATTCTGATCGTCATTCTCTTGTTTTTTTAAATGGTGGACCCCGCCACCAGGGGACAGGGAAGGATATTTGTCAAGGAAAAACGGAAAAAAAAGCCTTTGTCCACAAAAATGAAAAATATTTGTTTTACATTGGAAAAAAATGAATAAGTCTCTCCCTCCTGTTATATACTATCACTGGAAAGTTCAATCGTGCCAGATTGTAAAAAAGGAGGGAAGGGTGACCATGAAAGCAACGGGCATTGTTCGCCGCATTGATGATCTAGGAAGAGTCGTAATTCCCAAGGAAATTAGAAGGACGCTTCGCATCCGTGAAGGAGACCCTCTGGAAATTTTTGTAGA
Coding sequences within it:
- a CDS encoding YeiH family protein, with the protein product MGKIIIFAKTIPGILLMVAIAVLARGGGDLGLPWWPGLESLLAGSPLARRVFIDILHLNHILISIILGMLVGNLLGIPRWAATGIRTSSLFIKIGVILLGSLYSVMDLAALGSTAVIIIVCFIIFMLLFTVWLGNRVGMDPAGAATLAAGTAVCGVSAILATAPAVRAKNTDVVFSIATILFFGLISLFVFPVVGTLLGLSPHQFGVWAGTGIMNSGQVLAVCLTFDPGTVTHPSVSLKTGEIYNLTRVIFLPFVVLFLALFASRYFTGEDEVNINTGLWSRFPVFVLGFLTMVLLTSFGFLGPTSPPSRELTIIRHLYSWFFAIGLAGQGMRISLAELRRAGSKPLLVGTVAAFLKALLALIVVILFVPRDP